The genomic window CACACTGACTTGTGATCGGGATTGACAAGATTGAGCGGCTGATCGCCGCGAAGAATGCGCACCATTTCCTGCGCAGCCGACCGACATGGCCCGGCTGCTGCTGGCGGTGATCGCGGCAGCGTGTGGCGTCAGCAATATGTTGGGACAATTGCGCAGTACGCTGTCGCCGGGAAGCGGCTGCTCCTCGAACACATCCAGCGCTGCGCCTGCAATCCGCCGCGCTTTGAGTGCTTCGACGAGGGCATCTGTCCTGACCACCGCGCCGCGCGAGACATTGATCAATATGGCTTGCGGCTTCATACGCGCAATGAGCGACCCGTCGACCAATCCGCGCGTCTCATCGGTGAGCGCACACGAAACCACGACGGCATCGCTACGCGAAAACAGGTCGCTAAGAGAGACTTCTTGAACGCCATCGGGGAGCGATCCCTTGGTGCGAGACGTACCGAGGATGTTCATTCCGAAGCCGTCGCGCGCAATCTTGGCGACGCGACGTCCGACCGCACCGACACCGAGGATACCGAGTGTGGTGCCCGAGAGCTCCGAAAGATTCTCCGCCATTGCGCGTGCCGGCATCCAGCCTTCGCTGCGTATCACGCTATCCATACGGTGGAGCGGACGGCTAAAATGCATCAATGCCGACATGACGTGTTCAGCAACGGCGTTGGTGTTGCTGCCGGGCAGATTCGCCACCGCAACGCCCCGCGCGGTCGCCGCCGCGACGGGAATAAAGTCGAGTCCCACCCCGTGCCGCACCATACCTCGAAGCTTCGGCGCATAATCCACGATATCGTCTGGCAGTTTTGCGCGGACCACGATGCCCTCCACATCCGCAGCGCATTTACGGAGCGTCTCTGGCTTCGTATCAGGCGCAACCAGCAATCGCGCATGAGGCGAGAGGACGGCTTCGCCGTCCGGATGGATTGCGTTGGTGAGAAGAACGAGCGGTTTGTCAGCCATTGAAAGCAGGCCCTTCGATGACAGGGTTGATCAGGTTGCCGAGCCCTTCGACCCATGTGCACACCGTGCCTACCCGGCTGAAGCCACGTCGGTGGCTTCTGCACCGGTGCGACGCCGGCAGGCGTTCCCGTTGCAATCACATCTCCGGGTTCGAGCGTTCCGCGCTGGGAGAGGTACGCAATGAGCGCCGCGATATCGAACAGCATGTCGCGCGTCGATCCATCCTGCAGAACTTTTCCATCGACATTCAATCCGACACGCAGTGCGTGGGGATCTGGCACCTCATCGCTTGATACAATGAACGGTCCGAAGGGGCCGAAGGTTGGAATGTTCTTACCGCGATTGAAATGTCCGTCGCTGCGAATGAGTTCGCTGGCGCTGACATCGTTGAAAACGCCGTAGGCGGCTACATGATCGAGCGCGTGTTTCTTGTCGATCCCCGACGCCTTGCGGCCAATGATCACCGCAAGTTCGGCCTCGTAGGTGACACCTCCGATTCCCTGCGGCAAAACGATCGCCTGCCCTGGCCCGATCACCGTCCCACTGTGCTTCATGAACAGCACAGGCTCAGCCGGTGGCGGCATCCCACGCTCCGCCAGCGCGTCGTGATAATTATGGGCAAAGCCGAAAATGCGTCTGGGATGCGGAATCGGCGCCATCAAAGCAACACCGGCGATCGGAAGCCGCGCGGACGGCGCCACCCCGTGCGCTGTGATAGTCCGCACGACGTCCGCTAGCCCGGACCGCAGTAGCGCATTGATTTGCGGCTCCGTGCCGTTCAATGCCGGACGCATCGCTTCATGGCCAAGATCGAATACGGCATCATCCGCGCCGGAAGCATCGCCTTCAAGCACACCAGCCCGCACGACATCGGCGTGACGGAATGTGACAAACTTCATGTCAGCCAATCCGGTTCAAGACACGCGATATCGGTCGATGACAGCGCGATCGACCTCGATGCCAAGGCCGGCCCCGCCAGGCACGGCGACCTTGCCGTTGACCTGACGGATCGGTTCGAGTGCCAGATGATCGCGGAACGGGTTTTCCTCCTGCTCGAACTCGAGCATTGGGGGCATCGGGAAAAGGCTCGGCGGCTGATTTGGAATCGCCGCGAGGAAGTGGATCGTCGCGGCAAGGCCATGTGGTCGCGGCTCCTGTGCAGCGGCCCTTCACCTCGTCGCGAGGTTGGCTGTATAAGACGCGCGGCACGTGCCTCGTGGAAATCGAGACTGACGATGGCGTCGTCGGTTGGGGTGAGTGTTATGGCCCGTCGGCCGTGGCGAAGGCATTCATAGAAACACAACTCGCCCCCCGCGTGATTGGCCGGGACCCGTTCATCAGCGCGAAGATGTGGTTGAGGTTGTAAGAGCCCGGCGTGCCGATCGACACCTGGTCGGGCTTCTTCTTCATATAACCGAGGAAATCTTCGAGCGTCTTGTGCGGGCTTCCAGTTGGCACAAGTAGCATCAGCGGATCAGTGGAAACACGCGCGATGTTCGTGAACTGCTCGTTCTTCAGCGGCGTCTTGCCCTGCGCGATCATGGCGAGCGTCGAACTCGTGCCCATGCCGATGGTGTAGCCATCGGGAGCTGCCGATGCCACGCGGCGCATACCGATGATGCCTGTGGCGCCGACAACGTTCTCGATGATGACCTTGATGCCCTGTTCGCGCAGCAGCGGCTCAAGCGCTCGGGCCGCCACATCGTTGGATCCACCCGCATTCCATGGGATGACGAAGGTCACTTCCCGCTGCGGATACGAAGATTCGCTAAGTGACTGACTTACCGGGGATAAAATTAGAAAGCCTGCCGCGATCAACGTCAGAATGTGTCGCATTTTTGTTTCCTCCCGTTTTGTTGTTTGTTATAACAAACAACAATGCCGGTCAACACTCCGAGATTTCATCAAGTTGCTGATTGGCGCGCGGTGCGGTAGCGAGCCAAATGATGTCAGGGAATCAGCGAAGGGCACTAACGCCGATCGAGCGAGAGCCGCTGTGGGACCTCGCGCACACGCAGTTGCGGGAGGCACTTCTTGCGGGCCGTTTTGAACCGGGTGCGATCCTGAGCTTACGATCTCTCGCGGAAGACTTCGGCACATCGATCACGCCGGTGCGGGATGCGGTGACCCGGCTGATCGCGCAGGGCGTGCTTCAGCTCGGACCGCGCAACGCGGCGATCGTCCCCAGTCTCACCGCCAGTGAACTGAGACATCTCACCATTGTCCGATGCGCGCTGGAAGGCCGCGCCGCGCGTGAAGCTGCCACGCACCGCGATGAGGCAAAGCTCCGACAACTGGAAACGCGGCTTGCGACCATGCATGCGCTCATTGCCGACAGAAAGCTTGAGAGTTATCTCGCGCATCACCGCAAATTCCATTTTGAGATTTACGCGATGTCCCGGGTCCCACTTCTCGTCGAGACGATCGAGAACATGTGGCTACGCTGCGGACCTGCACTGTCATTCGTCATTCCGGAATACGTGCTGTCGCTAAAAGGCTCGGACCATCACACAGCCGCGCTAAAGGCACTCAGTGATGGCAATCCGGATGTCGCAGAAGCTGAAATCGTCGCGGACATCACCGAGGCCGCGAATTATCTCGAAGGATTGGCAGATTCCACGGGAAGGCTAAAGTCCCCGGGACAGTAAGGGGACATCTACGCTCGATCCAACTCAGCGAGCGCCACGGCACCAGCGACTTTGAAACCAAGACGCACGACAAGCTTGCGCCAGCGAGTTAAGCGCGGATGGCGAGAACGCGGTCTCTTGAAATCCTTTAGGGACCGCACCGAAGTCCATACCAACCCCGCCGCAGATGAAGGAAAAAGTGTGTGGCCGCGTTCGTAGCGGCTCACCTCTCCTTCGCGCTTTGTTGAACACTAGTTCAGTGGCTGGGACAGATTGCGAGCCTAGATAGATCTCGGGGCATTCAGGATGTGTGGAGTCTTGCCATATCGAACGTTCGAGGGTTGCGCCACCACCGCCCATGACTGTCCCAACGGTGCTGAAGTTCTGGTCACAGCAGCACTCGTGATGATTTAGACAAGCAGCCTCGAGCTCCACGTTGAAGGAGTGCGATATGCGAAAATTAATCGTGGCAACCATGGTTTTGACGCTGTCCGGACTGTCACCGGCTCTTGCGCGGGGTGGCATGCACGGCGGCGGCACGCTCGGCGGTATGCACGGGGGCGGCATGCTGGGCGCCGGTATGCACCACTCGATGGGTCTCGGTTTGGCGAATCCAGCCAACCCAACGGTCCCGCCATCACTGACGCCGGATCCTCGCCTGATCGGCAGCGCGCCGCTCCCTCCGCATCAGCAGCCAACACCGTCCGCAGCGGGGACGCTTAACGAAAATTTGTACAACCCAACTCCGGACGAAGCGGCGCTTGATAAAAAGATCGGAAGCATCTGCAAAGGCTGCTGACCGCATGTTGCGCTACGTCCATCATTGTTGATCCGCGGCCTGATCAGACGTGGCGCTGGCCCGCACGCCAGCCCATTTCCCAGAAGTCGGCCTCAAGCCGGGTAGCTTCTTTGAATATCGCGATCAGCTCTGCCTCGCGGGCCGGCGTGGCGTAGAGATCGGCGAGCCTCTCCAGGTGCGCCCGCGCTTTCATCGCCACCTCCTGGTACGGCGCCCCGGCATACTCGGCGATCCAGACGCGATACGGGTTCGTCGACGCATACGCATCTGGCCGCGAAGCAAGCCGCGTGGCGATTTCCGCGTAGCCAATGACGCAGGGCGCAAGCGCCACTTTGAGCGCCAGTAGATCACCGCGCATGCCCGTGTCGAGCACATAGCGTGTATAGGCCAACGTTTCGACCGCCGGAGGGGTTTGCTCAAGGTCACCGGGCGACAAGCCCCAGCCGGCGCAGAGCTTCACATGCAGATCCATTTCAACGTCAAGAATGGACGAGAGGCCGGCTGCGGCTTCGCGCATGTCCGCGAGCTTCGGCGCCTTGTAGACGGCAAGCGCGTAGGCGCGCGCAAACTCGATGAGGAAGAGGTAGTCCTGAACGAGGTATCGACGAAACGCGGCTTCGGCGAGCGACCCATCCGCCAACCCGTTCGTGAAGGCATGTTCGGTGTACGCCTTCCACTCGACGGAGGCTTCTGCCTTTAGGCGATCGAAAAAACTCATGACTTCCCCCGGTCTCTCAATGAGTGTCCTTGGCACGCACGAGCACCATTTCGGCTCAGCGAGCGCCGGCCACGACCACGCGCGCGCCTGCCTCCGCAAGACGATTGCACTCCTCCAGCGATGCGCCGACATCGGTCACGAGCGTCCAGCGTGGCGGCAGCGGCGCCCAGGCGGTTTGCTCAGAACGGCCGAGCTTGCTGGCGTCGGCCAGCACGACGACTTCTTTTGATTGCTGCATCATCAGCGACTTCAATGCGACCTGCTCAAGATCCGCCTCGCACAGGCCACGGCCATTGACCACGCCATCCGCGCTCATGATGGCGCGGTCGGCAGTCATGCGCCGCAACGCTTCCTGGGCGAGCGGCCCCATGGTGCTCATGCTGGTGGCGCGTAGCGCGCCGCCTAATACTACGAGCTCGATCGTCGGTGCCTTGGCGAGAAAAGGCAGCAGCGCGAGATTGTTGGTGATGATGCGCAGCCGCCGCTGCTGCAGCAATCGTCCGAAGGCGGCCACCGTCGAACCAGCATCAAGGATCAGCGTGTCACCATCTTCGATCAGATCAATCGCCGCACGCGCAATCGCCTGCTTCTGCTTGCCCTGCACCGCAAGGCGCTGCTCGAGAGTGGCTTCCGTCACATGGCCGGTGAGAATGGCGCCGCCATACGTGCGGCGCACGACGTTGTTCTTGGAGAGATGCTGCAGGTCACGCCGCACAGTGGAGGCCGACACGCGGAAACGCCGCGCGAGATCGTCGACATCGATCTCGCCCGCATTCAACGCTTCCAAGAGACGAGCGTGACGCTCCTTGCTGCGCATCGAC from Nitrobacteraceae bacterium AZCC 1564 includes these protein-coding regions:
- a CDS encoding hypothetical protein (product_source=Hypo-rule applied), encoding MTGLIRLPSPSTHVHTVPTRLKPRRWLLHRCDAGRRSRCNHISGFERSALGEVRNERRDIEQHVARRSILQNFSIDIQSDTQCVGIWHLIA
- a CDS encoding hypothetical protein (product_source=Hypo-rule applied) codes for the protein MSVAANEFAGADIVENAVGGYMIERVFLVDPRRLAANDHRKFGLVGDTSDSLRQNDRLPWPDHRPTVLHEQHRLSRWRHPTLRQRVVIIMGKAENASGMRNRRHQSNTGDRKPRGRRHPVRCDSPHDVR
- a CDS encoding L-alanine-DL-glutamate epimerase-like enolase superfamily enzyme (product_source=COG4948; cog=COG4948; superfamily=51604), which encodes MPPMLEFEQEENPFRDHLALEPIRQVNGKVAVPGGAGLGIEVDRAVIDRYRVS
- a CDS encoding tripartite-type tricarboxylate transporter receptor subunit TctC (product_source=COG3181; cog=COG3181; pfam=PF03401; superfamily=53850), encoding MRHILTLIAAGFLILSPVSQSLSESSYPQREVTFVIPWNAGGSNDVAARALEPLLREQGIKVIIENVVGATGIIGMRRVASAAPDGYTIGMGTSSTLAMIAQGKTPLKNEQFTNIARVSTDPLMLLVPTGSPHKTLEDFLGYMKKKPDQVSIGTPGSYNLNHIFALMNGSRPITRGASCVSMNAFATADGP
- a CDS encoding DNA-binding GntR family transcriptional regulator (product_source=COG1802; cath_funfam=1.10.10.10,1.20.120.530; cog=COG1802; pfam=PF00392,PF07729; smart=SM00345,SM00895; superfamily=46785,48008); this translates as MSGNQRRALTPIEREPLWDLAHTQLREALLAGRFEPGAILSLRSLAEDFGTSITPVRDAVTRLIAQGVLQLGPRNAAIVPSLTASELRHLTIVRCALEGRAAREAATHRDEAKLRQLETRLATMHALIADRKLESYLAHHRKFHFEIYAMSRVPLLVETIENMWLRCGPALSFVIPEYVLSLKGSDHHTAALKALSDGNPDVAEAEIVADITEAANYLEGLADSTGRLKSPGQ
- a CDS encoding hypothetical protein (product_source=Hypo-rule applied; cleavage_site_network=SignalP-noTM), with translation MRKLIVATMVLTLSGLSPALARGGMHGGGTLGGMHGGGMLGAGMHHSMGLGLANPANPTVPPSLTPDPRLIGSAPLPPHQQPTPSAAGTLNENLYNPTPDEAALDKKIGSICKGC
- a CDS encoding thiaminase/transcriptional activator TenA (product_source=KO:K03707; cath_funfam=1.20.910.10; cog=COG0819; ko=KO:K03707; pfam=PF03070; superfamily=48613; tigrfam=TIGR04306); translated protein: MSFFDRLKAEASVEWKAYTEHAFTNGLADGSLAEAAFRRYLVQDYLFLIEFARAYALAVYKAPKLADMREAAAGLSSILDVEMDLHVKLCAGWGLSPGDLEQTPPAVETLAYTRYVLDTGMRGDLLALKVALAPCVIGYAEIATRLASRPDAYASTNPYRVWIAEYAGAPYQEVAMKARAHLERLADLYATPAREAELIAIFKEATRLEADFWEMGWRAGQRHV
- a CDS encoding DeoR family fructose operon transcriptional repressor (product_source=KO:K03436; cath_funfam=1.10.10.10,3.40.50.1360; cog=COG1349; ko=KO:K03436; pfam=PF00455,PF08220; smart=SM00420,SM01134; superfamily=100950,46785), which codes for MSMRSKERHARLLEALNAGEIDVDDLARRFRVSASTVRRDLQHLSKNNVVRRTYGGAILTGHVTEATLEQRLAVQGKQKQAIARAAIDLIEDGDTLILDAGSTVAAFGRLLQQRRLRIITNNLALLPFLAKAPTIELVVLGGALRATSMSTMGPLAQEALRRMTADRAIMSADGVVNGRGLCEADLEQVALKSLMMQQSKEVVVLADASKLGRSEQTAWAPLPPRWTLVTDVGASLEECNRLAEAGARVVVAGAR